The following proteins are encoded in a genomic region of Xanthomonas citri pv. mangiferaeindicae:
- a CDS encoding chromosome partitioning protein → MARIIAIANQKGGVGKTTTAVNLAAALARTPKRVLLVDLDSQGNATMGCGIDKSIVPVSTCDVLLAEVEAMDAIVQTEEEVDLIPGNTDLTAAEVELMNAEDREQRLKRALAPLRDRYDFIIIDCPPALSLLTLNALTAADSVLVPMQCEYYALEGLSALLQTIDALKQNLNPALEIEGVLRTMFDVRNNLANAVSAELTAHFGDQVFRTIVPRNVRVAEAPSHGQSIVGYDRASRGAVAYLGLASEILRRERARTPPHQDATATETPA, encoded by the coding sequence ATGGCCCGCATCATCGCCATCGCCAACCAGAAAGGCGGCGTCGGAAAGACGACCACAGCGGTCAATCTGGCCGCGGCGCTGGCGCGTACGCCCAAGCGCGTGCTGCTGGTCGACCTCGATTCGCAGGGCAACGCGACGATGGGCTGCGGCATCGACAAGTCGATCGTGCCGGTCTCGACCTGCGACGTGCTGCTGGCCGAGGTCGAGGCGATGGACGCGATCGTGCAGACCGAGGAAGAGGTCGACCTGATTCCCGGCAACACCGACCTGACGGCGGCCGAGGTCGAGCTGATGAACGCCGAGGACCGCGAGCAGCGCCTCAAGCGCGCGCTCGCGCCGCTGCGCGACCGCTACGACTTCATCATCATCGACTGCCCGCCGGCGTTGTCGCTGCTCACGCTCAACGCGCTCACCGCCGCCGACTCGGTGCTGGTGCCGATGCAATGCGAGTACTACGCGCTCGAGGGCCTGTCGGCGCTGCTGCAGACGATCGACGCCCTCAAGCAGAACCTCAACCCCGCGCTCGAGATCGAAGGCGTGCTGCGCACCATGTTCGACGTGCGCAACAACCTGGCCAATGCGGTCTCGGCCGAACTGACCGCCCACTTCGGCGACCAGGTGTTTCGGACCATCGTGCCGCGCAACGTGCGCGTCGCCGAGGCCCCCAGCCACGGCCAGAGCATCGTCGGCTACGACCGCGCCTCGCGCGGCGCCGTCGCCTACCTGGGCCTGGCCAGCGAGATCCTCCGCCGCGAGCGCGCGCGGACACCGCCCCACCAGGACGCCACCGCCACGGAGACCCCGGCATGA
- a CDS encoding exodeoxyribonuclease III, translating to MKIASWNVNSLNVRLPHLEQWLREAQPDIVGLQETKLEDAKFPDSALAALGYRSVFSGQKTYNGVALLARERAIADVQIGIPGFEDDQKRVIAATIDGVRVIDLYVVNGQDVGTEKYAYKLRWLEAVHDWVARELAAHPQLVVLGDFNIAPDARDVHDPEVWNDSHILTSSAERDALRRLQALGLHDAFRLHHEQGGMFSWWDYRQAAFRRDLGLRIDLTLVSDALRDRALASGIDREPRTWDRPSDHAPAWVELRLDR from the coding sequence ATGAAGATCGCCAGTTGGAACGTCAATTCGCTCAATGTGCGCCTGCCGCACCTCGAGCAGTGGCTGCGGGAAGCGCAGCCGGACATCGTCGGATTGCAGGAAACCAAGCTCGAGGATGCGAAGTTCCCCGACTCGGCGCTTGCCGCACTCGGCTACCGCAGCGTGTTCTCCGGCCAGAAGACCTACAACGGCGTCGCGTTGCTCGCGCGCGAGCGCGCGATCGCCGATGTGCAGATCGGCATTCCCGGCTTCGAGGATGACCAGAAGCGCGTGATCGCGGCGACGATCGACGGCGTGCGCGTGATCGACCTGTACGTCGTCAACGGCCAGGACGTGGGCACCGAGAAGTACGCCTACAAGCTGCGCTGGCTCGAGGCGGTGCACGACTGGGTCGCGCGCGAACTGGCGGCTCATCCGCAGCTGGTGGTGCTGGGCGACTTCAACATCGCGCCCGATGCGCGCGACGTGCACGACCCCGAGGTCTGGAACGACAGCCACATCCTCACCTCGAGCGCCGAGCGCGACGCGCTGCGCCGGCTGCAGGCACTGGGCCTGCACGACGCGTTCCGTCTGCACCACGAGCAGGGCGGAATGTTCAGCTGGTGGGACTACCGACAGGCCGCGTTCCGCCGCGACCTCGGCCTGCGCATCGATCTGACCCTGGTCTCCGATGCCCTGCGCGACCGCGCGCTGGCTTCGGGCATCGACCGCGAGCCGCGCACCTGGGACCGGCCCAGCGACCACGCACCGGCCTGGGTCGAACTGCGGCTGGACCGGTAG
- a CDS encoding cation transporter: protein MLLRLTACAVLAAAPCLVPAQAAPPAAPAVSMTPGPTTTQILTLDAAFVRVAQAHPGLRLVDGRGAVLTAERDLAALRPPLEAGFELENLVPDAPGRTLEATLSLAGVFERGGKPDARRALAQTRIDALALEREAARVDLLAETARRYLDAVVAARQERLADDEIAEQARVVAAARRRFEAGAAPEAVALAAQAMQAQAELRRARAQAEGEAARRSLAMLWGTPETDFAVTDADPLALPEIATFAELRALLERTPELRRFGDQRRIAEARVQLARSARTPDIGWRLGVRHDQDSRDVSLLGGITVPLGSRARAQPEIRAAEAELALLSVEREAGDLALQATLAEAHGRYLVERAQVQRLQADVLPQLARALRQTERAWAAGAATYLEWAQLLDARRDALRQQLDAAEAAQRALIELQRLTGEPLARSATTGDTR, encoded by the coding sequence ATGCTGTTGCGACTGACGGCCTGCGCCGTCCTCGCCGCCGCGCCGTGCCTCGTGCCGGCGCAGGCGGCGCCCCCTGCTGCGCCCGCTGTATCGATGACGCCCGGCCCCACGACCACACAGATCCTGACCCTGGACGCGGCGTTCGTACGCGTTGCGCAGGCCCACCCCGGCCTGCGCCTGGTCGATGGCCGCGGCGCGGTGCTCACCGCCGAGCGCGACCTCGCCGCGTTGCGCCCGCCGCTGGAAGCAGGCTTCGAGCTCGAGAACCTGGTGCCCGACGCACCCGGGCGCACGCTGGAAGCGACTCTGTCGCTGGCCGGCGTGTTCGAGCGCGGCGGCAAGCCGGACGCGCGTCGCGCGCTGGCGCAGACCCGGATCGATGCGCTCGCACTCGAGCGCGAAGCCGCGCGCGTGGACCTGCTCGCCGAAACCGCACGCCGCTACCTGGACGCCGTGGTCGCTGCACGACAAGAGCGCCTCGCCGACGACGAGATCGCCGAGCAGGCCCGCGTGGTCGCGGCCGCGCGCCGTCGCTTCGAGGCCGGCGCCGCGCCCGAAGCGGTCGCGCTCGCCGCCCAAGCGATGCAGGCCCAGGCCGAACTGCGCCGCGCGCGCGCACAGGCCGAAGGCGAGGCCGCACGACGCAGCCTGGCGATGCTCTGGGGCACGCCCGAAACCGACTTCGCGGTGACCGACGCCGACCCGCTGGCCCTGCCGGAGATCGCCACGTTCGCCGAACTGCGCGCGCTGCTCGAGCGCACCCCCGAACTGCGCCGCTTCGGCGACCAGCGCCGCATCGCCGAGGCCCGTGTGCAGTTGGCACGCAGCGCACGCACCCCCGATATCGGCTGGCGACTGGGCGTTCGCCACGACCAGGACAGCCGCGATGTCTCGCTGCTGGGCGGCATCACCGTGCCGCTGGGCAGCCGGGCGCGCGCGCAGCCCGAGATCCGCGCCGCCGAAGCCGAACTGGCGCTGCTCTCGGTCGAACGCGAGGCCGGTGATCTCGCACTGCAGGCCACACTCGCCGAGGCGCACGGCCGTTATCTGGTCGAGCGCGCGCAGGTGCAGCGCTTGCAGGCCGACGTGCTGCCGCAACTGGCGCGCGCCCTGCGTCAGACCGAGCGCGCCTGGGCCGCCGGCGCCGCGACCTACCTGGAATGGGCGCAACTGCTCGACGCCCGCCGCGACGCACTGCGCCAGCAGCTCGACGCCGCCGAAGCCGCCCAACGCGCGCTGATCGAACTGCAGCGCCTGACCGGCGAGCCGCTCGCGCGGTCCGCCACGACCGGAGACACCCGATGA
- a CDS encoding AMP-ligase, protein MAAGEGARAVAFGAQGPVPLATFLAHVRGVAAMLPDAPCALNLCEDRYRFLVAFCAVALRGQTTLLPPSRTRGAIDDVRARHPDSYCVGDRGDCGCEAGAPASGAMPPHYLRLPEVLPLAFADDMPTLAADAVVAIGFTSGSTGVPTANAKTWGSFHASTAQNLAALADLHAGATLPVVATVPPQHMYGMEMSVLLPLLGNVAVHDARPFFPEDIAAALRDAAAPALLVTTPVHLRTLVESGVALPPLAAIATATAPLPQTLAAQAEARFGCEVRELFGSTETCIFARRRTACETAWTPFAGVRLQPVPDGTLVTAPHLPEPRMLADIVELDADGHFVLRGRQADMIEIAGKRASLADLTRRLLAIEGVRDGVICQATTADAYGVRRIAAVVVADPALDDATLLAALRESTDPVFLPRRLRRVDALPRNETGKLPRAALDALLGDAVV, encoded by the coding sequence CTGGCCGCGGGCGAAGGCGCGCGCGCGGTCGCGTTCGGTGCGCAGGGCCCGGTGCCACTGGCGACGTTCCTGGCGCATGTGCGCGGTGTGGCCGCGATGCTGCCCGACGCGCCATGCGCGCTGAACCTGTGCGAGGACCGCTACCGCTTCCTGGTCGCGTTCTGCGCGGTTGCGCTGCGCGGGCAGACGACGCTGCTGCCGCCCTCGCGGACGCGCGGGGCGATCGACGACGTGCGGGCGCGCCACCCCGACAGTTACTGCGTCGGCGATCGCGGCGACTGCGGCTGCGAGGCCGGGGCCCCCGCATCGGGTGCGATGCCGCCGCATTATCTGCGCCTGCCCGAGGTCCTGCCCCTGGCGTTCGCCGACGATATGCCCACGCTTGCCGCCGATGCGGTGGTCGCGATCGGCTTCACCTCCGGCAGCACCGGCGTGCCGACCGCCAACGCCAAGACCTGGGGCAGCTTCCACGCCAGCACTGCGCAGAACCTGGCGGCGCTGGCCGATCTGCACGCTGGGGCGACGTTGCCGGTGGTGGCGACGGTGCCGCCGCAGCACATGTACGGCATGGAGATGTCGGTCCTGCTGCCTTTGCTGGGCAACGTGGCGGTGCATGACGCGCGACCGTTCTTCCCCGAAGACATCGCCGCGGCGCTGCGCGACGCAGCGGCGCCGGCCCTGCTGGTGACCACACCGGTGCACCTGCGCACGCTGGTCGAATCAGGCGTGGCACTGCCGCCGCTGGCCGCGATCGCGACCGCGACCGCGCCGCTGCCGCAGACGCTGGCCGCGCAGGCCGAGGCGCGCTTTGGGTGCGAGGTGCGCGAGCTGTTCGGCTCGACCGAGACCTGCATCTTTGCCCGCCGCCGGACCGCCTGCGAGACCGCCTGGACGCCGTTCGCGGGCGTGCGCCTGCAGCCTGTGCCCGACGGTACGCTGGTGACTGCGCCGCACCTGCCCGAGCCGCGGATGCTGGCCGACATCGTCGAGCTCGACGCCGACGGGCATTTCGTACTGCGCGGTCGCCAGGCCGACATGATCGAGATTGCGGGCAAGCGTGCGTCGCTGGCCGACCTCACCCGCCGGCTGTTGGCGATCGAGGGCGTGCGCGATGGCGTGATCTGCCAGGCGACGACCGCCGATGCCTACGGGGTGCGGCGGATCGCGGCCGTCGTGGTCGCCGATCCTGCGCTCGACGACGCGACGCTGCTGGCCGCGCTGCGCGAGAGCACCGATCCGGTGTTCCTGCCGCGGCGGCTGCGCCGGGTGGACGCGCTGCCGCGCAACGAGACCGGCAAGCTGCCGCGCGCCGCGCTGGACGCTCTGCTCGGCGACGCGGTGGTCTGA
- a CDS encoding chromosome partitioning protein ParB — MSTAKTPAKKRGLGRGLEALLGPKAAAEAPSLEATEADTLRTLPIDALTAGRYQPRKHWDPDKLTELAESIRAQGVIQPIVVRELPDRTYEIIAGERRWRASKQAGLADVPVVVRNVEDRTVVAMALIENIQREDLNPLEEAQALQRLIDEFDLTHAQAAEAVGRSRAAVSNLLRLLELPPAIRILVESKQLEMGHARALLTLSPELASKLASDAVEHGWSVREVEHRAQQFAAGRVPGGNGRSAARSKVRPQADIVSLENELSETLGTRVSIANGRGNKGRLVIHYGNLEALDGVLERLRGAR; from the coding sequence ATGAGTACGGCCAAGACGCCCGCCAAGAAGCGCGGCCTGGGACGCGGCCTCGAAGCACTGCTCGGCCCCAAGGCCGCCGCCGAGGCGCCGAGCCTGGAGGCCACCGAGGCCGACACCCTGCGCACGCTGCCGATCGATGCGCTGACCGCGGGCCGCTACCAGCCGCGCAAGCATTGGGACCCCGACAAGCTCACCGAGCTGGCCGAGTCGATCCGCGCCCAGGGCGTGATCCAGCCCATCGTCGTGCGCGAGTTGCCCGACCGCACCTACGAGATCATCGCCGGCGAACGCCGCTGGCGCGCCTCCAAGCAGGCTGGCCTGGCCGACGTGCCGGTGGTCGTGCGCAACGTCGAAGACCGCACGGTCGTGGCGATGGCGCTGATCGAGAACATCCAGCGCGAGGACCTCAACCCGCTGGAGGAAGCCCAGGCGCTGCAGCGGCTGATCGACGAGTTCGACCTCACCCACGCCCAGGCCGCCGAGGCCGTGGGCCGCTCGCGTGCGGCAGTGTCCAATCTGCTGCGTCTGCTCGAACTGCCGCCGGCGATCCGCATCCTGGTCGAGTCCAAGCAACTGGAGATGGGGCATGCGCGCGCGCTGCTCACACTCTCGCCCGAGCTGGCCAGCAAGCTCGCCAGCGACGCGGTCGAGCACGGCTGGTCGGTGCGCGAGGTCGAACACCGCGCGCAACAGTTCGCGGCCGGCCGGGTGCCAGGCGGCAACGGCCGCAGCGCCGCGCGCAGCAAGGTCCGCCCGCAGGCCGACATCGTCTCGCTGGAAAACGAACTGTCGGAGACCCTGGGCACGCGGGTCTCGATCGCCAATGGTCGCGGCAACAAGGGCCGGCTGGTGATCCACTACGGTAACCTCGAAGCGCTCGACGGCGTGCTCGAACGGCTGCGCGGGGCGCGCTGA
- a CDS encoding two-component system response regulator — protein MRLLVVEDNRNLVGNLFEYFEPRGHEMDAAPDGIVGLHLAVTQRYDAIILDWMLPRLDGCTLLQRLREHAIDTPVIMLTARDDLHDKLVGFRAGADDYLTKPFALPELEVRLDAVLARARGRRSPRALQIHDLRLDLDTLEATRAGQVLHLYPAGRKLLETLMQASPAAVERRQLEHALWGDAPPDGDMLRSHVYDLRRSVDGPFAVKLIRTLPRYGYRLVAPPDACPPE, from the coding sequence ATGCGACTGCTCGTGGTCGAGGACAACCGCAACCTTGTCGGCAACCTGTTCGAATACTTCGAACCGCGTGGCCATGAGATGGACGCCGCGCCGGACGGCATCGTCGGCCTGCATCTGGCGGTGACCCAGCGCTACGACGCGATCATCCTGGACTGGATGCTGCCGCGGCTGGACGGCTGCACGCTGCTGCAACGGCTGCGCGAGCATGCGATCGATACGCCGGTGATCATGCTCACCGCGCGCGACGACCTGCACGACAAGCTCGTCGGCTTCCGCGCCGGTGCCGACGACTACCTGACCAAACCCTTCGCCCTGCCCGAGCTCGAGGTCCGGCTCGATGCGGTGCTCGCGCGCGCGCGCGGCCGGCGCAGTCCGCGCGCGCTGCAGATCCACGATCTGCGCCTGGATCTGGACACGCTGGAAGCCACGCGTGCCGGCCAGGTCCTGCACCTGTACCCGGCCGGGCGCAAACTGCTCGAGACGCTGATGCAAGCCAGCCCCGCTGCGGTCGAACGCCGGCAGCTCGAACACGCGCTGTGGGGCGACGCCCCGCCCGATGGCGACATGCTCCGCTCGCATGTCTACGACCTGCGCCGCAGCGTCGACGGCCCGTTCGCGGTCAAGCTGATCCGCACCCTTCCGCGCTACGGCTACCGGCTCGTTGCGCCCCCGGACGCGTGCCCGCCCGAATGA
- a CDS encoding 16S rRNA (guanine(527)-N(7))-methyltransferase yields the protein MTDPHDPALRADLDAGLRALALDPALAAPLLDYLALLARWNRTYNLTAIREPREMVVRHLLDSLAMTPHAAGLATLADLGTGPGLPGIPLAIALPELRVTLVESNGKKARFLREAVRQLRLRNAEVAESRIEAVDRPGAFAAITARALATLPDILVAGGHLLADDGRLLAMKGQRPDDEIAALPDAWRLEAVHPLRVPGLEADRHLVVIARASDGDGA from the coding sequence ATGACCGACCCCCACGACCCCGCGCTGCGCGCCGACCTCGACGCTGGCCTGCGCGCCCTCGCCCTCGACCCGGCCCTGGCCGCGCCGCTGCTCGACTACCTCGCGCTGCTCGCGCGCTGGAACCGCACCTATAACCTCACCGCGATCCGCGAGCCGCGCGAGATGGTCGTGCGCCACCTGCTCGACTCGCTGGCGATGACGCCCCATGCGGCCGGGCTGGCAACGCTCGCCGATCTGGGCACCGGTCCCGGGCTGCCCGGCATTCCGCTGGCGATCGCGCTGCCTGAGCTGCGGGTGACCCTGGTCGAGTCCAACGGCAAGAAGGCACGCTTCCTGCGCGAGGCTGTACGCCAGTTGCGCCTTCGCAACGCCGAAGTGGCCGAGTCCCGGATCGAGGCGGTCGACCGGCCCGGCGCGTTCGCCGCGATCACCGCGCGCGCGCTCGCCACCCTGCCCGACATCCTCGTCGCCGGCGGCCACCTGCTGGCCGATGACGGCCGGCTGCTGGCGATGAAGGGCCAGCGGCCCGACGACGAGATCGCCGCGTTGCCGGACGCCTGGCGGCTGGAGGCGGTGCACCCGCTGCGGGTGCCGGGCCTGGAGGCCGACCGCCATCTGGTCGTCATCGCGCGCGCATCGGACGGCGACGGCGCCTGA
- a CDS encoding cation transporter has protein sequence MLESMIRLAIRHRWLVLLATLALIAAGVWSFLRLPIDATPDITNVQVQVTTAAPGYAPLETEQRITFPIETALAGLPRLDHTRSLSAYGLSQVTVVFEDGTDLYFARQQVAERLQQVRGQVPDGIEPTLGPAATGLGEIFMYTVEAEAGARKPDGSAYTATDLRTLQDWVIRPQLRTVPGITEVDTVGGFERQIHVTPDPARLVALDVHFEDIVAAIEANTRNVGAGYIERNGQQLLVRVPGQVADIEAIGNIVLVRRDGVPLRVRDVAEVGEGRELRTGAATKDGGEVVLGTVFMLVGENSRTVARAAAARLEAANASLPAGVHATAVYDRTALVDRTVRTVARNLIEGALLVIVVLFLLLGNARAALLTALVIPLTMLFTVIGMRQGGVSGNLMSLGALDFGLIVDGAVIIVENCLRRFGQAQQRLGRLLDTDERHALAASATAEVIRPSLFGLGIIAAVYVPVFALDGVEGKMFHPMAITVVLALTGAMLLSLTFVPASIALLLRGRVAEHENRAMRAARRGYAPLLDAALRHGRWLVAGAAVLVLGCGWLSTRLGSEFVPSLDEGDIALHAMRIPGTGIEQSVAMQRALERRLLQAPEVAHVFSRIGTAEVANDPMPPSVADTFVILHPRSDWSQPRKPRATLVAEIEALAQAMPGSNYEFTQPIQMRFNELISGVRSDVAVRIQGDDLDVLQRLAGQVETVLRSIDGAADVRTEAVDGLPLLEIAPDPRAMARYGLNPGDVQRVVAAAIGGQTAGQLFEGDRRFDIVVRLPEDRRTDPAALADLPIPLGTAPSPDEAGRDEAWASGAPRTVPLREVADIQTRLAPNQITRENGKRRIVVTANVRGRDLGGFVEDLQAQVRARVPLPTGTWIDYGGTFEQLVSASQRLRLVVPATLAAILVLLFLAFGSLRDALVVFSGVPLALTGGVLALAVRGIPLSISAGVGFIALSGVAVLNGLVLVGFIRRLRADGLPLATAIRDGALTRLRPVLMTALVASLGFVPMAFNVGAGAEVQRPLATVVIGGIVSSTLLTLLVLPVLYRWAHRREHRTAETGV, from the coding sequence ATGCTTGAGTCGATGATCCGCTTGGCCATCCGCCATCGCTGGCTGGTCCTGCTGGCCACACTCGCGCTGATCGCCGCCGGCGTCTGGAGTTTTCTGCGATTGCCGATCGACGCCACGCCCGACATCACCAACGTGCAGGTGCAGGTCACCACCGCCGCACCCGGCTACGCGCCGCTGGAGACCGAGCAACGCATCACTTTCCCGATCGAGACCGCACTGGCCGGTCTGCCGCGGCTGGACCACACCCGCTCGCTGTCGGCCTACGGCCTGTCGCAGGTGACCGTTGTGTTCGAGGACGGCACGGACCTGTACTTCGCACGTCAGCAGGTGGCCGAACGGCTGCAACAGGTGCGCGGCCAGGTGCCCGACGGCATCGAGCCCACGCTCGGCCCCGCAGCCACGGGTCTTGGCGAGATCTTCATGTACACCGTCGAGGCCGAGGCCGGCGCGCGCAAGCCGGACGGCAGCGCCTACACCGCGACCGACCTGCGCACGCTGCAGGACTGGGTGATCCGCCCACAGTTGCGCACCGTGCCTGGGATCACCGAGGTCGACACCGTCGGCGGCTTCGAACGCCAGATCCACGTCACACCCGACCCGGCGCGGCTGGTCGCACTCGACGTGCACTTCGAGGACATCGTCGCCGCGATCGAAGCCAACACCCGCAATGTCGGCGCCGGCTACATCGAGCGCAACGGCCAGCAGTTGCTGGTGCGCGTGCCCGGACAGGTCGCCGACATCGAGGCGATCGGCAACATCGTGCTGGTCCGGCGCGACGGCGTGCCGCTGCGCGTGCGCGATGTCGCCGAGGTCGGCGAAGGCCGCGAACTGCGCACGGGCGCTGCGACCAAGGACGGCGGTGAGGTCGTACTGGGCACAGTGTTCATGCTGGTCGGCGAGAACAGCCGCACCGTCGCACGCGCCGCGGCCGCGCGGCTGGAGGCCGCCAACGCCAGCCTGCCGGCCGGCGTGCACGCGACCGCCGTGTACGACCGCACGGCCCTGGTCGACCGCACCGTGCGCACCGTCGCCCGCAACCTGATCGAAGGCGCGCTGCTGGTGATCGTGGTGCTGTTCCTGCTGCTGGGCAACGCACGTGCCGCCCTGCTCACCGCGCTGGTGATTCCGTTGACGATGCTGTTCACCGTCATCGGTATGCGCCAGGGCGGGGTCTCGGGCAACCTGATGAGTCTGGGCGCGCTCGACTTCGGACTGATCGTCGACGGCGCGGTGATCATCGTCGAGAACTGCCTGCGCCGCTTCGGCCAGGCCCAGCAGCGGCTGGGCCGGTTGCTCGACACCGACGAGCGTCATGCGCTCGCGGCCAGCGCCACCGCCGAGGTCATCCGTCCCAGTCTGTTCGGCCTGGGCATCATCGCCGCGGTCTACGTGCCGGTGTTCGCGCTCGACGGCGTCGAAGGCAAGATGTTCCACCCGATGGCGATCACCGTGGTGCTGGCGCTGACCGGCGCGATGCTGTTGTCGCTGACCTTCGTGCCGGCATCGATCGCATTGCTGTTGCGCGGCCGTGTGGCCGAGCACGAGAACCGCGCGATGCGCGCCGCGCGTCGCGGCTACGCGCCGCTGCTCGACGCCGCCCTGCGCCACGGCCGCTGGCTGGTCGCCGGCGCCGCGGTGCTGGTGCTGGGCTGCGGCTGGCTGTCCACCCGCCTGGGCAGCGAGTTCGTGCCGAGCCTGGATGAGGGCGACATCGCGCTGCATGCGATGCGCATCCCCGGCACCGGTATCGAGCAGTCGGTGGCGATGCAGCGCGCGCTCGAACGGCGCCTGCTGCAGGCGCCCGAGGTCGCGCACGTGTTCTCGCGCATCGGCACCGCCGAAGTCGCCAACGACCCGATGCCGCCCTCGGTCGCCGACACCTTCGTCATCCTGCATCCGCGTAGCGACTGGTCACAGCCGCGCAAACCGCGCGCCACGCTGGTGGCCGAGATCGAAGCGCTGGCGCAAGCGATGCCCGGCAGCAACTACGAGTTCACCCAGCCGATCCAGATGCGCTTCAACGAGTTGATCTCCGGCGTGCGCAGCGACGTGGCGGTGCGCATCCAGGGCGACGACCTCGACGTGCTGCAACGCCTGGCCGGTCAGGTCGAGACCGTGCTGCGCAGCATCGACGGCGCCGCCGACGTGCGCACCGAGGCCGTCGACGGCCTGCCGCTGCTGGAGATCGCCCCCGACCCGCGCGCGATGGCCCGCTACGGCCTCAACCCCGGCGACGTGCAACGCGTGGTCGCCGCCGCGATCGGTGGCCAGACCGCCGGGCAGTTGTTCGAAGGCGACCGCCGCTTCGACATCGTCGTGCGTCTGCCCGAGGACCGGCGTACCGACCCGGCTGCGCTCGCCGACCTGCCGATTCCGCTCGGTACGGCGCCCTCGCCAGACGAGGCCGGCCGTGACGAGGCCTGGGCCTCGGGCGCACCCCGCACCGTGCCGCTGCGCGAAGTCGCCGACATCCAGACCCGGCTGGCCCCGAACCAGATCACCCGCGAGAACGGCAAGCGCCGCATCGTGGTCACCGCCAACGTGCGCGGCCGCGACCTCGGCGGCTTCGTCGAAGACCTGCAGGCACAGGTGCGCGCGCGCGTGCCCCTGCCGACCGGCACCTGGATCGACTACGGCGGCACCTTCGAGCAACTGGTCTCGGCCAGCCAGCGCCTGCGCCTGGTGGTGCCGGCGACGCTGGCCGCGATTCTGGTCCTGCTGTTCCTGGCGTTCGGCTCACTGCGCGATGCGCTGGTGGTGTTCAGCGGCGTGCCGCTGGCACTGACCGGCGGCGTGCTCGCGCTGGCGGTGCGCGGCATCCCGCTGTCGATCTCCGCCGGCGTGGGTTTCATCGCGCTGTCGGGCGTGGCGGTCCTCAACGGCCTGGTGCTGGTGGGCTTCATCCGCCGCCTGCGCGCCGACGGCCTGCCGCTCGCGACCGCGATCCGCGACGGCGCCCTGACCCGCCTGCGCCCGGTGCTGATGACCGCCCTCGTCGCCTCGCTCGGCTTCGTGCCGATGGCCTTCAACGTCGGCGCCGGCGCGGAAGTGCAGCGCCCGCTGGCCACCGTCGTCATCGGCGGCATCGTCTCCTCGACCCTGCTGACGCTGCTGGTACTGCCCGTGCTGTACCGCTGGGCGCATCGACGCGAGCACCGAACCGCGGAGACGGGTGTGTGA